Proteins from a single region of Hordeum vulgare subsp. vulgare chromosome 6H, MorexV3_pseudomolecules_assembly, whole genome shotgun sequence:
- the LOC123400953 gene encoding isoleucine--tRNA ligase, chloroplastic/mitochondrial isoform X1: MDAASCCRVFSTQRCRFPLRRLGAAPVAARRPFSTELSDLFAPSSSASKRRSRGPVMAAKKAAEGAKQEDGKYKHTVDLPKTSFGLRANSVMREPELQKLWEENQVLKRVSERNTGATFTLHDGPPYANGDLHMGHALNKVLKDIINRYKLLQNHKVSFIPGWDCHGLPIELKVLKSMDKATLDALTPIKLRQKAAKFAKATVNAQMNSFKRIGIWADWDNPYLTLSPEYEAAQLEVFGQMVMRGYIYRGRKPVHWSPSSRTALAEAELEYSENHVSKSIYAAFKITSPSNSGLLDEFLPNVCLAIWTTTPWTIPANAAVAVNPELSYAVVELQPVLESESTSGGKQRKLGSIFSSGNEKPFIIVASDLVSVLESKWGVKLVIRKSFPGSVLEHCRYLHPVNGNECSVVIGGDYITTESGTGLVHTAPGHGQEDYLTGLKYGLPIVSPVDDEGNFTAEAGQFSGLSVLGAGNAAVVKYLDEHVSLILEEPYKHKYPYDWRSKEPTIFRATEQWFASVDGFRDAALDAIKRVTWVPSQGENRIVNMISGRSDWCISRQRTWGVPIPVFYHVDTQEPLITEETIEHIKAIVSEKGSDAWWYMPTEQLLPEKYRDKASEYRKGTDTMDVWFDSGSSWAAVSAKRDGLNFPADVYLEGSDQHRGWFQSSLLTSIATTGKAPYSSVITHGFVLDEDGFKMSKSVGNVVDPEKVIVGGKNSKEEPPYGADVLRLWVSSVDYTGDVLIGSQILRQMSDMYRKLRGTMRFLLANLHDWKPENSVPYSDLPKIDQYALFQLENVVASMKDSYDHYQFYKIYQTLQRFAIVGLSNFYFDVAKDRLYVGGRVSYTRKSCQTVLAAHLLYLVRAIAPIMPHLAEDIWQNLPFQHTLEDGSVAEFAFDLKWPDRNEEWCSVQKDDVDFLSVILELRSEVNKILESARTGKLIGASLDAKVYLHAENPDTVSKLKELASATNDADALHRLFITSQVEILPSLSEETTSGVSYTGKFSNPLTGEIWIGVTRADGVKCERCWVYTKDVGLFVDHPTLCSRCHGVIDLQPQTSPAAATAAVA, encoded by the exons ATGGACGCCGCCTCCTGCTGTCGC GTCTTCTCGACGCAGAGATGCCGCTTCCCGCTGCGCAGGCTGGGGGCGGCGCCGGTGGCGGCGCGGCGGCCGTTCTCCACCGAGCTGAGCGACCTCTTCGCCCCGTCGTCGTCGGCCTCGAAGCGCCGGTCCCGGGGCCCCGTCATGGCCGCGAAGAAGGCCGCGGAGG GTGCGAAACAAGAAGATGGGAAATACAAGCACACGGTGGACCTCCCAAAGACGAGTTTCGGCTTGAGAGCAAACTCTGTTATGCGCGAGCCGGAGCTCCAGAAGTTGTGGGAGGAGAACCAGGTGCTGAAGAGGGTGTCCGAAAGGAATACCGGG GCTACATTTACTCTTCATGATGGGCCGCCTTATGCTAATGGTGATCTTCACATGGGTCATGCGCTGAATAAAGTTCTCAAAGATATTATAAATCGCTACAAG CTGCTTCAGAACCACAAGGTTTCCTTTATTCCTGGGTGGGATTGCCATGGCCTTCCGATAGAATTAAAAG TTCTGAAGTCAATGGACAAAGCAACATTGGATGCTCTAACACCTATAAAATTAAGGCAAAAGGCTGCAAAATTTGCTAAAGCGACCGTTAATGCACAAATGAATTCTTTCAAG CGCATCGGGATATGGGCAGATTGGGACAACCCTTACCTAACTCTGTCGCCAGAATATGAAGCTGCTCAG TTGGAAGTGTTTGGTCAAATGGTTATGAGAGGATATATCTATAGAGGACGAAAGCCTGTCCATTGGAGTCCATCCTCACGCACCGCTTTAGCAGAAGCTGAGTTAGAG tattcggaaaatcacgtttCCAAAAGCATATATGCTGCATTCAAGATTACCAGCCCGTCTAACTCTGGGTTGCTAGATGAATTTCTCCCTAATGTTTGCTTGGCCATATGGACCACTACTCCATGGACAATTCCTGCTAATGCTG CTGTTGCAGTGAACCCTGAGCTTAGTTATGCAGTAGTTGAGCTCCAGCCTGTACTGGAAAGTGAGTCAACATCCGGAGGAAAGCAACGAAAACTTGGGAGTATTTTCAGCTCTGGGAACGAGAAACCATTTATCATCGTGGCTTCTGATCTTGTCTCAGTTCTAGAGTCCAAATGGGGTGTGAAGCTTGTAATCCGGAAATCATTTCCTGGTTCAGTCTTGGAACACTGCAG ATACCTCCATCCTGTGAATGGCAATGAATGTTCTGTTGTCATTGGAGGAGATTACATAACAACTGAATCTGGAACTGGCCTTGTTCACACTGCCCCTGGCCATGGTCAGGAAGACTACCTAACAGGACTGAAATATGGTCTTCCTATTGTTTCTCCCGTGGATGATGAAGGGAACTTCACTGCTGAAGCTGGACAATTTAGTGGTTTATCTGTCCTGGGAGCTGGTAATGCTGCAGTTGTGAAGTATCTGGACGAACATGTTTCACTTATCTTAGAAGAGCCTTACA AACACAAGTACCCCTATGACTGGAGATCTAAAGAACCAACCATATTCCGAGCAACTGAACAGTGGTTTGCCTCCGTGGATGGTTTTCGGGATGCTGCACTGGATGCAATCAAGCGAGTAACTTGGGTTCCTTCTCAG GGTGAAAACAGGATTGTTAACATGATCTCTGGCCGTTCTGACTGGTGTATTTCCCGGCAGAGAACATGGGGAGTTCCCATTCCTGTTTTTTATCATGTAGACACACAAGAACCTCTTATAACTGAAGAAACGATTGAGCATATCAAGG CTATAGTGTCAGAGAAAGGCAGTGATGCCTGGTGGTATATGCCAACTGAGCAACTTCTTCCAGAGAAATATCGTGACAAAGCATCTGAGTATCGCAAGGGCACTGATACAATGGATGTTTGGTTCGACTCTG GCTCCTCATGGGCTGCTGTTTCAGCAAAACGGGATGGCCTTAATTTCCCTGCAGATGTATACCTTGAAGGTTCAGACCAACATCGTGGATGGTTTCAGAGTTCGTTGTTAACCAGCATCGCTACTACAG GAAAGGCTCCATATTCCAGTGTTATTACCCATGGTTTCGTATTGGACGAAGACGGTTTCAAAATGAGCAAATCTGTCGGTAATGTGGTGGATCCTGAGAAAGTGATTGTTGGTGGGAAAAATTCTAAG GAAGAGCCTCCTTATGGAGCAGATGTTCTCCGTCTATGGGTTTCTAGTGTTGATTACACTGGAGATGTGTTGATTGGTTCGCAAATCTTACGCCAGATGTCTGACATGTATAGGAAACTACGAGGCACAATGCGTTTTCTGTTAGCAAATCTCCATGATTGGAAA CCGGAGAATTCTGTGCCCTACAGTGATCTGCCAAAAATTGACCAGTACGCACTTTTCCAACTGGAAAATGTCGTGGCTTCCATGAAGGATAGTTACGATCATTACCAATTCTATAAAATATACCAG ACCCTTCAGAGATTCGCCATCGTTGGTTTGTCCAATTTCTATTTTGATGTTGCAAAAGACCGACTTTATGTTGG TGGCCGGGTTAGTTACACAAGGAAAAGCTGCCAGACAGTCCTTGCTGCACATCTACTCTACCTTGTTAGGGCCATTGCTCCGATTATGCCACACTTAGCAGAGGATATTTGGCAGAACTTGCCCTTTCAACACACCTTGGAAGATGGATCTGTTGCCGAGTTTGCTTTCGATCTAAAATGGCCAGATAGGAATGAAGAATGGTGCTCAGTTCAAAAGGATGATGTTGATTTTCTGAGTGTTATCCTGGAG TTGAGATCAGAGGTGAACAAGATTTTGGAGAGCGCTAGAACAGGAAAGCTGATAGGCGCTAGTTTGGATGCAAAGGTTTATCTCCATGCTGAAAATCCTGATACGGTATCCAAACTGAAGGAGCTGGCTTCTGCAACCAATGATGCAGATGCTCTTCATCGCCTATTTATCACATCCCAG GTCGAGATTCTCCCATCCCTGAGTGAAGAAACCACATCAGGTGTGTCCTACACGGGAAAGTTCAGCAATCCACTAACGGGGGAGATCTGGATCGGTGTGACTCGTGCGGATGGCGTGAAATGCGAGCGCTGCTGGGTTTACACCAAGGACGTTGGGTTGTTCGTTGACCATCCTACGCTATGTTCGCGGTGCCACGGCGTCATTGATCTGCAACCGCAAACGTCTCCTGCCGCTGCCACCGCCGCTGTCGCTTGA
- the LOC123400953 gene encoding isoleucine--tRNA ligase, chloroplastic/mitochondrial isoform X2, whose amino-acid sequence MPLPAAQAGGGAGGGAAAVLHRAERPLRPVVVGLEAPVPGPRHGREEGRGGLSLALVIGPPWGVRTQRYLELIACRFFLGAKQEDGKYKHTVDLPKTSFGLRANSVMREPELQKLWEENQVLKRVSERNTGATFTLHDGPPYANGDLHMGHALNKVLKDIINRYKLLQNHKVSFIPGWDCHGLPIELKVLKSMDKATLDALTPIKLRQKAAKFAKATVNAQMNSFKRIGIWADWDNPYLTLSPEYEAAQLEVFGQMVMRGYIYRGRKPVHWSPSSRTALAEAELEYSENHVSKSIYAAFKITSPSNSGLLDEFLPNVCLAIWTTTPWTIPANAAVAVNPELSYAVVELQPVLESESTSGGKQRKLGSIFSSGNEKPFIIVASDLVSVLESKWGVKLVIRKSFPGSVLEHCRYLHPVNGNECSVVIGGDYITTESGTGLVHTAPGHGQEDYLTGLKYGLPIVSPVDDEGNFTAEAGQFSGLSVLGAGNAAVVKYLDEHVSLILEEPYKHKYPYDWRSKEPTIFRATEQWFASVDGFRDAALDAIKRVTWVPSQGENRIVNMISGRSDWCISRQRTWGVPIPVFYHVDTQEPLITEETIEHIKAIVSEKGSDAWWYMPTEQLLPEKYRDKASEYRKGTDTMDVWFDSGSSWAAVSAKRDGLNFPADVYLEGSDQHRGWFQSSLLTSIATTGKAPYSSVITHGFVLDEDGFKMSKSVGNVVDPEKVIVGGKNSKEEPPYGADVLRLWVSSVDYTGDVLIGSQILRQMSDMYRKLRGTMRFLLANLHDWKPENSVPYSDLPKIDQYALFQLENVVASMKDSYDHYQFYKIYQTLQRFAIVGLSNFYFDVAKDRLYVGGRVSYTRKSCQTVLAAHLLYLVRAIAPIMPHLAEDIWQNLPFQHTLEDGSVAEFAFDLKWPDRNEEWCSVQKDDVDFLSVILELRSEVNKILESARTGKLIGASLDAKVYLHAENPDTVSKLKELASATNDADALHRLFITSQVEILPSLSEETTSGVSYTGKFSNPLTGEIWIGVTRADGVKCERCWVYTKDVGLFVDHPTLCSRCHGVIDLQPQTSPAAATAAVA is encoded by the exons ATGCCGCTTCCCGCTGCGCAGGCTGGGGGCGGCGCCGGTGGCGGCGCGGCGGCCGTTCTCCACCGAGCTGAGCGACCTCTTCGCCCCGTCGTCGTCGGCCTCGAAGCGCCGGTCCCGGGGCCCCGTCATGGCCGCGAAGAAGGCCGCGGAGG GTTGAGTCTTGCTTTAGTCATTGGTCCTCCTTGGGGTGTTAGAACACAGAGGTACCTGGAACTGATAGCTTGTCGGTTTTTCCTAGGTGCGAAACAAGAAGATGGGAAATACAAGCACACGGTGGACCTCCCAAAGACGAGTTTCGGCTTGAGAGCAAACTCTGTTATGCGCGAGCCGGAGCTCCAGAAGTTGTGGGAGGAGAACCAGGTGCTGAAGAGGGTGTCCGAAAGGAATACCGGG GCTACATTTACTCTTCATGATGGGCCGCCTTATGCTAATGGTGATCTTCACATGGGTCATGCGCTGAATAAAGTTCTCAAAGATATTATAAATCGCTACAAG CTGCTTCAGAACCACAAGGTTTCCTTTATTCCTGGGTGGGATTGCCATGGCCTTCCGATAGAATTAAAAG TTCTGAAGTCAATGGACAAAGCAACATTGGATGCTCTAACACCTATAAAATTAAGGCAAAAGGCTGCAAAATTTGCTAAAGCGACCGTTAATGCACAAATGAATTCTTTCAAG CGCATCGGGATATGGGCAGATTGGGACAACCCTTACCTAACTCTGTCGCCAGAATATGAAGCTGCTCAG TTGGAAGTGTTTGGTCAAATGGTTATGAGAGGATATATCTATAGAGGACGAAAGCCTGTCCATTGGAGTCCATCCTCACGCACCGCTTTAGCAGAAGCTGAGTTAGAG tattcggaaaatcacgtttCCAAAAGCATATATGCTGCATTCAAGATTACCAGCCCGTCTAACTCTGGGTTGCTAGATGAATTTCTCCCTAATGTTTGCTTGGCCATATGGACCACTACTCCATGGACAATTCCTGCTAATGCTG CTGTTGCAGTGAACCCTGAGCTTAGTTATGCAGTAGTTGAGCTCCAGCCTGTACTGGAAAGTGAGTCAACATCCGGAGGAAAGCAACGAAAACTTGGGAGTATTTTCAGCTCTGGGAACGAGAAACCATTTATCATCGTGGCTTCTGATCTTGTCTCAGTTCTAGAGTCCAAATGGGGTGTGAAGCTTGTAATCCGGAAATCATTTCCTGGTTCAGTCTTGGAACACTGCAG ATACCTCCATCCTGTGAATGGCAATGAATGTTCTGTTGTCATTGGAGGAGATTACATAACAACTGAATCTGGAACTGGCCTTGTTCACACTGCCCCTGGCCATGGTCAGGAAGACTACCTAACAGGACTGAAATATGGTCTTCCTATTGTTTCTCCCGTGGATGATGAAGGGAACTTCACTGCTGAAGCTGGACAATTTAGTGGTTTATCTGTCCTGGGAGCTGGTAATGCTGCAGTTGTGAAGTATCTGGACGAACATGTTTCACTTATCTTAGAAGAGCCTTACA AACACAAGTACCCCTATGACTGGAGATCTAAAGAACCAACCATATTCCGAGCAACTGAACAGTGGTTTGCCTCCGTGGATGGTTTTCGGGATGCTGCACTGGATGCAATCAAGCGAGTAACTTGGGTTCCTTCTCAG GGTGAAAACAGGATTGTTAACATGATCTCTGGCCGTTCTGACTGGTGTATTTCCCGGCAGAGAACATGGGGAGTTCCCATTCCTGTTTTTTATCATGTAGACACACAAGAACCTCTTATAACTGAAGAAACGATTGAGCATATCAAGG CTATAGTGTCAGAGAAAGGCAGTGATGCCTGGTGGTATATGCCAACTGAGCAACTTCTTCCAGAGAAATATCGTGACAAAGCATCTGAGTATCGCAAGGGCACTGATACAATGGATGTTTGGTTCGACTCTG GCTCCTCATGGGCTGCTGTTTCAGCAAAACGGGATGGCCTTAATTTCCCTGCAGATGTATACCTTGAAGGTTCAGACCAACATCGTGGATGGTTTCAGAGTTCGTTGTTAACCAGCATCGCTACTACAG GAAAGGCTCCATATTCCAGTGTTATTACCCATGGTTTCGTATTGGACGAAGACGGTTTCAAAATGAGCAAATCTGTCGGTAATGTGGTGGATCCTGAGAAAGTGATTGTTGGTGGGAAAAATTCTAAG GAAGAGCCTCCTTATGGAGCAGATGTTCTCCGTCTATGGGTTTCTAGTGTTGATTACACTGGAGATGTGTTGATTGGTTCGCAAATCTTACGCCAGATGTCTGACATGTATAGGAAACTACGAGGCACAATGCGTTTTCTGTTAGCAAATCTCCATGATTGGAAA CCGGAGAATTCTGTGCCCTACAGTGATCTGCCAAAAATTGACCAGTACGCACTTTTCCAACTGGAAAATGTCGTGGCTTCCATGAAGGATAGTTACGATCATTACCAATTCTATAAAATATACCAG ACCCTTCAGAGATTCGCCATCGTTGGTTTGTCCAATTTCTATTTTGATGTTGCAAAAGACCGACTTTATGTTGG TGGCCGGGTTAGTTACACAAGGAAAAGCTGCCAGACAGTCCTTGCTGCACATCTACTCTACCTTGTTAGGGCCATTGCTCCGATTATGCCACACTTAGCAGAGGATATTTGGCAGAACTTGCCCTTTCAACACACCTTGGAAGATGGATCTGTTGCCGAGTTTGCTTTCGATCTAAAATGGCCAGATAGGAATGAAGAATGGTGCTCAGTTCAAAAGGATGATGTTGATTTTCTGAGTGTTATCCTGGAG TTGAGATCAGAGGTGAACAAGATTTTGGAGAGCGCTAGAACAGGAAAGCTGATAGGCGCTAGTTTGGATGCAAAGGTTTATCTCCATGCTGAAAATCCTGATACGGTATCCAAACTGAAGGAGCTGGCTTCTGCAACCAATGATGCAGATGCTCTTCATCGCCTATTTATCACATCCCAG GTCGAGATTCTCCCATCCCTGAGTGAAGAAACCACATCAGGTGTGTCCTACACGGGAAAGTTCAGCAATCCACTAACGGGGGAGATCTGGATCGGTGTGACTCGTGCGGATGGCGTGAAATGCGAGCGCTGCTGGGTTTACACCAAGGACGTTGGGTTGTTCGTTGACCATCCTACGCTATGTTCGCGGTGCCACGGCGTCATTGATCTGCAACCGCAAACGTCTCCTGCCGCTGCCACCGCCGCTGTCGCTTGA